The proteins below are encoded in one region of Amycolatopsis magusensis:
- a CDS encoding metallophosphoesterase family protein, with protein MLRALVVADEVDERLWAGAVSGLAVDLILGAGDLPFAYLEFLASALDRPCVFVPGNHDPDLSGFTRYGGLSMRDGFPARWPGPAGGVNADGRVVDVGGLRIAGLGGSIRYNDGPNQFTQGQQARRARKLVRRAERRRRRDGRGVDVLLTHSPPRHLGDREDPPHHGFDCLHRTTEKLAPRWLLHGHIHPHGQPTPDRKIGDTVVRNVVGQHIITFEVAR; from the coding sequence ATGCTTCGCGCGCTGGTGGTGGCCGACGAGGTGGACGAACGGCTCTGGGCGGGCGCGGTGAGCGGCCTCGCGGTCGACCTCATCCTCGGCGCCGGCGATCTCCCGTTCGCCTACCTCGAGTTCCTCGCCAGCGCGCTGGACCGGCCGTGCGTTTTCGTGCCCGGCAACCACGATCCCGATCTTTCCGGCTTCACCAGGTACGGAGGTCTGTCCATGAGGGACGGTTTCCCGGCGCGGTGGCCCGGCCCGGCGGGCGGGGTGAACGCGGACGGGCGAGTGGTCGACGTCGGCGGCCTGCGCATCGCCGGGCTCGGCGGCTCGATCCGCTACAACGATGGTCCGAACCAGTTCACCCAAGGGCAGCAGGCACGCCGGGCCCGCAAACTGGTGCGCCGGGCCGAACGACGCCGCCGCCGCGACGGCCGCGGGGTCGACGTGCTGCTGACGCATTCGCCGCCCCGGCACCTCGGTGACCGGGAAGACCCGCCGCACCACGGGTTCGACTGCCTGCACCGCACCACCGAGAAGCTCGCGCCGCGCTGGTTGCTGCACGGGCACATCCACCCGCACGGGCAGCCGACACCCGACCGGAAAATCGGGGATACCGTGGTGCGCAACGTGGTGGGACAGCACATCATCACCTTCGAGGTGGCACGATGA
- a CDS encoding RecB family exonuclease: MSQIGFDFGKEPRRLTRVTPAKLATFDDCARRYRLAYLDRPTPRRSGPWAHSTLGAVVHNALKALFDLPVERRSPQRAAALVAEHWKDAGFVDEVQAAKYRRRAQEWVTEYVEHNDVAFDPVGLERWVSAPTGGGPGGPTIIVEGRADRIDDRGGELVIVDYKTGKRQPDEYEARSAQALAMYAVAATRTLRMPCHKVELHHVPTGTVAAAEHTPESLRRHVTRAEETAADLQKATDTLADGGDGQELFPARTGRHCSWCDFRPSCAEGQQAAPEARSWDLLAPLEADE; the protein is encoded by the coding sequence GTGTCGCAGATCGGGTTCGACTTCGGGAAAGAGCCTCGGCGGCTGACCAGGGTGACGCCGGCCAAGCTGGCCACCTTCGACGACTGCGCGCGCCGGTACCGCCTGGCCTACCTCGACCGCCCCACCCCGCGGCGCAGCGGCCCGTGGGCGCACAGCACGCTCGGCGCGGTGGTGCACAACGCGCTCAAGGCGCTGTTCGACCTGCCGGTGGAGCGCCGCAGCCCGCAGCGGGCCGCCGCGCTGGTCGCCGAGCACTGGAAGGACGCGGGCTTCGTCGACGAGGTGCAGGCCGCGAAGTACCGCCGCCGCGCCCAGGAGTGGGTCACCGAATACGTCGAGCACAACGACGTCGCCTTCGACCCGGTGGGGCTGGAGCGCTGGGTGTCCGCGCCAACCGGCGGTGGTCCCGGCGGGCCGACCATCATCGTCGAAGGCCGCGCGGACCGCATCGACGACCGCGGCGGCGAACTGGTGATCGTGGACTACAAGACCGGCAAGCGGCAGCCCGACGAGTACGAGGCACGCAGCGCGCAGGCGCTGGCGATGTACGCCGTGGCGGCCACGCGCACGCTGCGCATGCCGTGTCACAAGGTGGAGCTGCACCACGTGCCCACCGGCACGGTCGCCGCCGCCGAGCACACGCCGGAGAGCCTCCGGCGGCACGTCACCCGGGCGGAGGAGACCGCCGCCGATCTGCAGAAGGCGACGGATACCCTGGCCGATGGCGGTGACGGGCAGGAGCTCTTCCCCGCCAGGACCGGGCGTCACTGCTCCTGGTGCGACTTCCGGCCCAGCTGCGCCGAGGGCCAGCAGGCCGCGCCGGAAGCGCGGTCGTGGGACCTGCTGGCGCCGCTGGAAGCCGACGAATAG
- a CDS encoding DUF2332 domain-containing protein: MSDPLAEVKRRLAAFAAQEAAGVSPLYEHLAAHAAEDDEIAGLLLAASSPEEARAPLLFATAHRLIQAEPIHPLSRYYPSLGGFDGVDGGTWPEFRGFLAERADKAKALISSRYTQTNEVRRAALLYPAVALAAKAAGGKIALLEAGCSAGLLLGLDTFGYRYQCGGDQLTAGPAKAAVGLHCALELAEGAVAPKIPKKLQVGAKLGLDRAPVDAADEDELAWLEACVWADQVDRIRLLRTAAAAQRKKPPELVTGDLVDDLGAAVDRLPAELPLVLLTSHVVTYLAKEKREAFVEAVSALGRPVWWVSQEAYEAGIEPLLPGRDDLRFADTRTSTLGLVEFGDGAPRAQALARTAPHGQRMTWL, encoded by the coding sequence ATGAGTGACCCGCTCGCGGAGGTCAAGCGGCGGCTGGCCGCTTTCGCCGCGCAGGAGGCGGCCGGGGTCTCGCCGCTCTACGAGCACCTGGCCGCGCACGCCGCCGAGGACGACGAGATCGCCGGGCTGCTGCTCGCCGCGTCCTCGCCGGAGGAGGCGCGGGCGCCGCTGCTGTTCGCCACTGCGCACCGGCTGATCCAGGCCGAGCCGATCCACCCGCTTTCGCGCTACTACCCGTCGCTCGGCGGGTTCGACGGGGTGGACGGCGGGACGTGGCCGGAGTTCCGCGGTTTCCTCGCGGAGCGGGCGGACAAGGCGAAGGCGCTGATCTCGTCGCGGTACACGCAGACCAACGAGGTCCGCCGGGCGGCGCTGCTGTACCCGGCGGTGGCGCTGGCGGCCAAGGCGGCCGGCGGGAAGATCGCCCTGCTCGAGGCCGGGTGCAGTGCCGGACTGCTGCTCGGGCTGGACACCTTCGGCTACCGGTACCAGTGCGGTGGCGACCAGCTCACCGCCGGACCGGCGAAGGCGGCGGTCGGCCTGCACTGCGCGCTGGAGCTGGCCGAGGGCGCGGTGGCACCCAAGATCCCGAAGAAGTTGCAGGTCGGCGCCAAGCTCGGGCTGGACCGCGCGCCGGTGGACGCCGCCGACGAGGACGAGCTGGCGTGGCTGGAGGCGTGCGTGTGGGCCGACCAGGTCGACCGCATCCGGCTGCTGCGGACCGCGGCGGCCGCGCAGCGCAAGAAGCCGCCGGAGCTGGTGACCGGGGACCTGGTGGACGACCTGGGGGCCGCGGTGGACCGCTTGCCCGCCGAGCTGCCGCTGGTGCTGCTGACCAGCCACGTGGTCACGTACCTGGCGAAGGAGAAGCGGGAGGCGTTCGTCGAGGCGGTGTCGGCGCTGGGGCGGCCGGTGTGGTGGGTGAGCCAGGAGGCGTACGAGGCCGGCATCGAGCCACTGCTGCCGGGCCGCGACGACCTGCGCTTCGCCGACACCCGCACCAGCACCCTGGGCCTGGTCGAATTCGGCGACGGCGCCCCCCGTGCCCAGGCCCTCGCCCGCACCGCCCCCCACGGCCAGCGCATGACCTGGCTCTGA
- a CDS encoding ABC transporter ATP-binding protein: MAEIVLENVSKRYPDGALAVSEVNLEIADGEFIILVGPSGCGKSTTLNMVAGLEDISSGELRIDGKRVNEKAPKDRDIAMVFQSYALYPHMSVRENMAFPLRLAKVDDATVKAKVDEAAQILDLTQHLDRKPANLSGGQRQRVAMGRAIVRSPKAFLMDEPLSNLDAKLRGQMRTSVSKLQKQLGTTTLYVTHDQTEAMTLGDRVVVLRGGYVQQIGSPQFLYDNPANLFVAGFIGSPSMNFVPATLENGSLQTPFGAVTLTDRVRRLVEAADGGREVIAGIRPEHFEDAALLDDAQKSGGVTFTTTVDVLESMGSEKYAHFSVEGSQATSSDLADLAADSGSADVPDGGSAIVTRLSASSGAKEGEPLDVWFDADKVQIFDPSSGKNLTYAG; this comes from the coding sequence ATGGCTGAGATCGTTCTCGAGAATGTGAGCAAGCGCTACCCCGACGGTGCGCTCGCGGTGTCCGAGGTCAACCTGGAGATCGCCGACGGCGAGTTCATCATCCTGGTGGGACCGTCCGGGTGCGGGAAGTCCACCACGCTGAACATGGTGGCGGGGCTGGAGGACATCTCCTCCGGTGAGCTGCGCATCGACGGCAAGCGGGTGAACGAGAAGGCGCCCAAGGACCGCGACATCGCCATGGTGTTCCAGTCCTACGCGCTCTACCCGCACATGAGCGTGCGGGAGAACATGGCCTTCCCGTTGCGGCTGGCCAAAGTGGACGACGCCACGGTGAAGGCCAAGGTGGACGAAGCGGCCCAGATCCTGGACCTGACCCAGCACCTGGACCGCAAGCCGGCCAACCTCTCCGGTGGCCAGCGCCAGCGCGTGGCGATGGGCCGGGCGATCGTCCGCAGCCCGAAGGCGTTCCTGATGGACGAGCCACTGTCCAACCTGGACGCCAAGCTGCGCGGGCAGATGCGGACCTCGGTGTCGAAGCTGCAGAAGCAGCTGGGCACCACCACGCTGTACGTCACGCACGACCAGACCGAGGCGATGACCCTCGGCGACCGGGTCGTGGTGCTGCGCGGCGGGTACGTGCAGCAGATCGGCTCGCCGCAGTTCCTCTACGACAACCCGGCGAACCTGTTCGTGGCCGGGTTCATCGGCTCGCCGTCGATGAACTTCGTCCCGGCCACGCTGGAGAACGGGTCGCTGCAGACACCGTTCGGCGCGGTCACGCTGACCGACCGCGTGCGGCGACTGGTGGAAGCGGCCGACGGCGGCCGCGAGGTGATCGCCGGCATCCGGCCGGAGCACTTCGAGGACGCCGCCCTGCTCGACGACGCGCAGAAGAGCGGTGGCGTCACCTTCACCACCACGGTGGACGTGCTCGAGTCCATGGGCTCGGAGAAGTACGCCCACTTCTCGGTCGAAGGTTCCCAGGCGACCTCGTCGGACCTGGCGGACCTGGCTGCCGACAGTGGATCGGCCGATGTGCCGGACGGTGGCTCGGCGATCGTTACTCGGTTGTCGGCTTCGTCCGGGGCCAAGGAGGGTGAACCGCTGGACGTGTGGTTCGACGCGGACAAGGTGCAGATCTTTGATCCTTCGTCGGGGAAGAATCTGACGTACGCGGGTTGA
- the corA gene encoding magnesium/cobalt transporter CorA, protein MPSLPSLRGRGNGRGDTPRPLPVPLSAYVVDCAVYDEGARLSGRWTHSEAIEEVRRRGSGFVWIGLHEPDEEQIQGVAETFGLHELAVEDAVHAHQRPKLERYDDNLFLVLKTVRYVEHESPTTANEIVETGELMAFLGKDFIVTVRHGNHSGLARLRRELDNEPERLHLGPAAVLHAIADHVVDHYLDVTDHLEEDIDEMEAQVFAPRSSVTAETIYFMKREVLEMRRAVMPLATPLKRLAEGHSRLVPDEVRSYFRDVDDHLTQVTERVVNFDELLTTLVDATLAKITLQQNTDMRKITSWAAIIAVPTMGVGVYGMNFDYMPELHWKFGYPMVMGVILVVCLILYRIFRKNRWL, encoded by the coding sequence ATGCCTTCTCTGCCTTCTCTCCGTGGTCGCGGCAATGGCCGTGGTGACACTCCGCGCCCGCTGCCCGTCCCCCTTTCGGCGTACGTGGTCGATTGCGCGGTGTACGACGAGGGGGCGCGGCTGTCCGGGCGCTGGACGCACTCCGAGGCGATCGAAGAGGTCCGCCGCCGCGGGTCCGGGTTCGTCTGGATCGGCCTGCACGAGCCGGACGAGGAGCAGATCCAGGGCGTCGCGGAGACCTTCGGCCTGCACGAACTGGCGGTCGAGGACGCGGTGCACGCGCACCAGCGCCCGAAGCTGGAGCGCTACGACGACAACCTGTTCCTGGTGCTTAAGACAGTCCGCTACGTCGAGCACGAGTCGCCGACCACGGCCAACGAGATCGTCGAGACCGGCGAGCTGATGGCGTTCCTCGGCAAGGACTTCATCGTCACCGTCCGCCACGGCAACCACTCCGGCCTCGCCCGTCTGCGCCGCGAGCTGGACAACGAGCCCGAGCGGCTGCACCTGGGCCCGGCCGCGGTGCTGCACGCCATCGCCGACCACGTGGTGGACCACTACCTGGACGTGACCGACCACCTCGAGGAGGACATCGACGAGATGGAGGCGCAGGTCTTCGCGCCGCGCTCGTCGGTGACCGCCGAGACCATCTACTTCATGAAGCGCGAGGTGCTGGAGATGCGCCGCGCGGTGATGCCGCTGGCCACCCCGCTCAAGCGCCTCGCCGAAGGGCACAGCCGGCTGGTCCCGGACGAGGTGCGCTCGTACTTCCGCGACGTCGACGACCACCTCACGCAGGTCACCGAGCGCGTGGTCAACTTCGACGAGCTGCTCACCACCCTGGTCGACGCCACGCTGGCCAAGATCACGCTCCAGCAGAACACCGACATGCGCAAGATCACCTCGTGGGCGGCGATCATCGCGGTGCCCACCATGGGTGTGGGCGTGTACGGGATGAACTTCGACTACATGCCCGAACTGCACTGGAAGTTCGGCTACCCCATGGTGATGGGCGTCATCCTCGTCGTCTGCCTGATCCTCTACCGAATATTCCGGAAGAACCGCTGGCTCTGA
- a CDS encoding MarC family protein, with translation MAFSDYFDAALFMEATITLVVIMDPPGTVPVFLSLTGRKSPAVRARAARQAVLVSLLVISLFAIAGQAILAYLHIGIPALQGAGGLLLLLIALDLLTGKGSTNPEVAEDVNVALVPLGTPLLAGPGAIAATIVFVRQADGRAGAYVALALAIVTVHFVLWMCMRYSGVVIKLIRESGITLLAKVAGLLLAAIAVELVANSVKGFIAGG, from the coding sequence ATGGCCTTCTCGGACTACTTCGACGCGGCGCTGTTCATGGAGGCCACGATCACCCTGGTGGTGATCATGGACCCGCCCGGCACGGTGCCGGTGTTCCTCAGCCTGACCGGCCGGAAGTCCCCCGCCGTGCGGGCCCGCGCGGCGCGCCAGGCGGTGCTGGTCTCGCTGCTGGTGATCTCGCTGTTCGCCATCGCCGGGCAGGCGATCCTGGCCTACCTGCACATCGGCATCCCGGCGCTGCAGGGCGCGGGCGGGCTGCTCCTGCTGCTGATCGCGCTGGACCTGCTGACCGGCAAGGGCAGCACCAACCCCGAGGTGGCCGAGGACGTCAACGTGGCGCTGGTGCCGCTGGGCACGCCGCTGCTGGCCGGGCCGGGGGCGATCGCCGCGACCATCGTCTTCGTCCGGCAGGCGGACGGGCGTGCCGGTGCCTACGTGGCCCTGGCGCTGGCCATCGTCACCGTGCACTTCGTGCTGTGGATGTGCATGCGGTACTCGGGCGTGGTGATCAAGCTGATCCGCGAGTCGGGCATCACCCTGCTGGCCAAGGTGGCCGGTCTGCTGCTCGCCGCGATCGCGGTGGAGCTGGTGGCCAACTCGGTGAAGGGCTTCATCGCCGGGGGCTAG
- a CDS encoding MaoC family dehydratase translates to MQFGRYFEEFEVGAVYKHWPGKTVTEYDDHLFCLLTMNHHPLHLDAHYAGETTDFGKNVVVGNYIYSLLLGMSVPDVSGKAIANLEVESLKHVKPTFHGDTIYGETEVLDKTPSKSKDDRGVVYVETRGYKQDGTIVCVFRRKVMVPKRSYGEARGGEQPGRPVPHE, encoded by the coding sequence GTGCAGTTCGGGCGCTATTTCGAGGAGTTCGAGGTCGGGGCCGTGTACAAGCACTGGCCGGGCAAGACGGTCACCGAGTACGACGACCACCTCTTCTGCCTGCTGACCATGAACCACCACCCGCTGCACCTCGACGCGCACTACGCGGGGGAGACCACCGACTTCGGCAAGAACGTGGTGGTGGGCAACTACATCTACTCGCTGCTGCTGGGCATGTCGGTGCCGGACGTCTCGGGCAAGGCGATCGCCAACCTCGAGGTCGAATCGCTCAAGCACGTGAAGCCGACCTTCCACGGTGACACCATCTACGGCGAGACCGAGGTGCTGGACAAGACGCCGTCGAAGTCGAAGGACGATCGCGGGGTGGTGTACGTGGAAACGCGCGGTTACAAGCAGGACGGCACGATCGTGTGCGTGTTCCGCCGGAAGGTGATGGTGCCGAAGCGGTCCTACGGCGAGGCCAGGGGCGGCGAGCAGCCCGGCCGCCCGGTGCCGCATGAGTGA
- a CDS encoding alpha/beta fold hydrolase yields the protein MGIHPGLADGTPPRPSQLWPHHAERTEFTGPHGPIAALRTTGAATATALLVPGYTGSKEDFAPLLDPLADAGFQAVAIDLPGQYESPGIDDEAAYTPANLGAVVADLVAELGPRPVVLLGHSFGGLVARGAVLAGARVAGLTLMDSGPGQLPDGGRRAALGLGEPLLRRHGLAAAYAVREEVSSRFPAWALVPDEVKAFLRKRFTSSSAAGLLGMADVLRNEPDRVDELAKALQDNDIPALVVAGENDDAWSIPSQGKMAERLDVPFALVPGAAHSPNTENPDGLLAALVPAWRAWTA from the coding sequence ATGGGGATCCATCCGGGACTGGCCGACGGCACACCGCCGCGGCCGTCGCAACTGTGGCCGCACCACGCGGAACGCACCGAGTTCACCGGCCCGCACGGGCCGATCGCCGCGTTGCGCACCACCGGTGCCGCGACGGCGACGGCGTTGCTGGTGCCGGGTTACACCGGGTCCAAAGAGGACTTCGCGCCCCTGCTCGATCCGTTGGCGGACGCGGGTTTCCAGGCGGTGGCGATCGACCTGCCGGGGCAGTACGAATCACCGGGGATCGACGACGAAGCCGCCTACACCCCGGCGAACCTGGGTGCTGTGGTCGCCGATCTGGTGGCTGAGCTGGGCCCGCGTCCGGTGGTGTTGCTGGGGCATTCGTTCGGCGGCCTGGTCGCGCGCGGCGCGGTGCTGGCCGGCGCGAGGGTCGCCGGGTTGACGCTGATGGACAGCGGCCCCGGCCAACTCCCCGACGGCGGCCGGCGAGCCGCGCTCGGCCTGGGCGAACCGCTGCTGCGCCGGCACGGACTGGCCGCCGCGTACGCGGTCCGCGAGGAGGTCAGCTCGCGGTTCCCCGCCTGGGCGCTGGTCCCGGACGAGGTCAAGGCCTTCCTGCGCAAGCGCTTCACCAGCTCCAGCGCGGCCGGCCTGCTCGGCATGGCCGACGTGCTGCGCAACGAGCCGGACCGCGTCGACGAACTGGCGAAAGCGCTGCAGGACAACGACATCCCCGCGCTGGTGGTGGCGGGCGAGAACGACGACGCCTGGAGCATCCCGAGTCAGGGCAAGATGGCCGAACGCCTGGACGTGCCCTTCGCCCTGGTCCCCGGCGCCGCCCACTCACCCAACACCGAGAACCCCGACGGCCTGCTGGCCGCGCTGGTCCCCGCCTGGCGCGCCTGGACCGCCTGA
- a CDS encoding NUDIX hydrolase: MNQSRIRCVGGIALDEDGRLLLIRRANDPGAGLWSLPGGRVESGETDNDALVREMREETGLEVVPGELVGVVERGPYDIHDYRCTAVSGNLSAGDDATAARWVSAAEFTAMDHSGALVPQLADTLRSWNALPTS; this comes from the coding sequence ATGAACCAGTCGAGGATTCGCTGCGTCGGCGGTATCGCGCTCGATGAGGACGGCCGCCTGTTGCTCATCCGGCGGGCCAACGACCCGGGCGCCGGATTGTGGTCCCTGCCCGGCGGGCGGGTGGAAAGCGGCGAAACGGACAATGACGCGCTGGTCCGGGAAATGCGGGAGGAAACCGGGCTCGAAGTGGTGCCCGGCGAACTGGTCGGCGTGGTCGAGCGCGGCCCGTACGACATCCACGACTACCGCTGCACGGCCGTCTCCGGCAACCTGAGCGCCGGGGACGACGCCACCGCGGCCCGCTGGGTGTCGGCCGCCGAGTTCACCGCCATGGACCACTCAGGGGCCCTGGTCCCCCAGCTGGCCGACACCCTGCGCTCGTGGAACGCCCTACCCACGTCCTGA
- a CDS encoding chromosome partitioning protein ParB, whose translation MNRDTGFPRADAESDFLRARRRQVLSRLANWLRREPDDVNIMLPFHEVVDALGWVSERRIGLRVIQLSSIVGSVDRGRDFDRRFRPTSGRVRERWERLALAARRGENIPPIEVYRIGGLHFIIDGHHRVSVAHAMGLDSIDAQVTEVRTKLDPAGIRYRGDLIVKDYRRIFLERVPLTGQARASVIVSDPWDYAQLGEHVEAWGFRLMQDEGAFLDRQTIAARWFAEEYEPVVRMLHQADLIGTHTEAEAYMWVAGERYRLIRTHRWDDEVIETLRTQR comes from the coding sequence ATGAACCGAGACACCGGTTTCCCCAGGGCCGACGCCGAAAGCGACTTCCTGCGCGCCCGGCGGCGGCAGGTACTCTCACGCCTGGCCAACTGGCTGCGCCGGGAACCCGACGACGTCAACATCATGCTGCCGTTCCACGAGGTGGTGGACGCACTCGGCTGGGTCAGCGAACGGCGCATCGGCCTGCGGGTGATCCAGCTTTCGTCCATCGTCGGCAGCGTCGACCGCGGCCGCGACTTCGACCGCCGGTTCCGCCCCACCTCGGGCCGTGTGCGCGAACGCTGGGAACGCCTCGCACTGGCCGCCCGGCGCGGGGAGAACATCCCGCCGATCGAGGTGTACCGCATCGGCGGCCTGCACTTCATCATCGACGGCCACCACCGCGTCTCGGTCGCGCACGCGATGGGCCTGGACTCGATCGACGCGCAGGTCACCGAGGTCCGGACCAAACTGGACCCGGCGGGCATCCGCTACCGCGGCGACCTGATCGTCAAGGACTACCGGCGCATCTTCCTCGAGCGCGTCCCCCTGACCGGCCAGGCACGGGCGTCGGTGATCGTCTCGGACCCGTGGGACTACGCCCAACTCGGTGAACACGTCGAAGCCTGGGGCTTCCGCCTGATGCAGGACGAAGGCGCGTTCCTGGACCGCCAGACGATCGCCGCGCGGTGGTTCGCGGAAGAGTACGAACCAGTGGTGCGGATGCTGCACCAGGCAGACCTGATCGGCACGCACACCGAAGCCGAGGCGTACATGTGGGTGGCCGGGGAGCGCTACCGCCTCATCCGCACCCACCGCTGGGACGACGAGGTCATCGAAACCCTACGCACCCAACGCTGA
- a CDS encoding PHP domain-containing protein, with amino-acid sequence MDAVRIDLHTHSTVSDGTDSPAELMAAAAATGLSVIALTDHDTTAGWLPAIESLPRGLTLVPGAEMSCVSGEPGARIGVHLLGYLFDPAAEAVVVEQRRLRAQRRSRVRTMAERMAADGLPVDPDEVLGLLPDDSPAGRPHLAQALVRAGTVSTVDEAFARYLASGRGYYVPGADTRVETAIEMITAAGGVTVLAHAFAHSRGPTLSEEAIAKLAAHGLTGLEVDHPNHEPADRERLRALARDLDLVPTGSSDYHGTNKTIALGQDTTAPEAFEELVGQASGAQLVTG; translated from the coding sequence ATGGACGCTGTGCGCATAGATCTGCACACCCACTCCACGGTCTCCGACGGGACGGACAGTCCTGCCGAGTTGATGGCCGCTGCCGCCGCCACGGGGTTGAGCGTGATCGCGCTGACCGATCACGACACCACCGCGGGCTGGCTGCCTGCCATCGAGTCGCTGCCGCGCGGGCTCACCCTGGTGCCGGGTGCCGAAATGTCCTGCGTGTCCGGTGAGCCAGGGGCGCGGATCGGCGTGCACCTGCTGGGCTACCTCTTCGACCCGGCGGCCGAGGCGGTGGTGGTCGAGCAGCGCAGGCTGCGCGCGCAGCGCCGCTCCCGGGTGCGCACGATGGCCGAGCGGATGGCCGCCGACGGCCTGCCGGTGGACCCGGACGAGGTGCTCGGCCTGCTGCCGGACGACTCGCCCGCAGGGCGGCCGCACCTGGCGCAAGCCCTGGTCAGAGCCGGTACGGTGTCCACTGTGGACGAAGCATTCGCGCGGTACCTGGCCAGCGGCCGCGGCTACTACGTGCCCGGCGCGGACACCCGGGTGGAGACGGCGATCGAGATGATCACCGCGGCCGGCGGGGTGACCGTGCTGGCCCACGCGTTCGCGCACAGCCGGGGCCCGACGCTGAGCGAGGAAGCCATCGCGAAGCTGGCCGCGCACGGGCTCACCGGGCTCGAGGTGGACCACCCGAACCACGAACCCGCCGACCGCGAGCGCCTGCGGGCGCTGGCCCGTGACCTGGACCTGGTGCCCACCGGCTCCAGCGACTACCACGGCACGAACAAGACCATCGCGCTCGGCCAGGACACCACCGCGCCCGAAGCCTTCGAGGAGCTGGTGGGGCAGGCGAGCGGCGCCCAGCTGGTGACCGGCTGA
- a CDS encoding PH domain-containing protein: MFAPRDPDEYLLDTERRVIRIRRHWATLLWDSFEAAALLAICVLVSYVLPPSMWLINNILWYLALLVILRFSYLVMEWWVERLVVTDKRFVMTTGVFTTKVLMMPITKVTDLTYQRTAWGRVLGYGTMVVESAGQIQALNKIDYLPRPEEFYDTISELVFGDKAKQAERFSMIKAQRAARGKRMVG; encoded by the coding sequence ATGTTCGCCCCCCGCGACCCAGACGAGTACCTCCTCGACACCGAGCGCCGGGTCATCCGCATCCGGCGCCACTGGGCGACGCTGCTGTGGGACAGCTTCGAAGCGGCGGCCCTGCTGGCGATCTGCGTGCTGGTGTCGTACGTGCTGCCACCTTCGATGTGGCTGATCAACAACATCCTCTGGTACCTGGCGCTGCTGGTCATCCTGCGGTTCTCCTACCTGGTGATGGAGTGGTGGGTCGAGCGGCTGGTGGTGACCGACAAGCGCTTCGTGATGACCACCGGCGTGTTCACCACGAAGGTGCTGATGATGCCCATCACCAAGGTCACCGACCTCACCTACCAGCGCACGGCCTGGGGCCGGGTGCTCGGCTACGGCACGATGGTGGTCGAGTCGGCCGGGCAGATCCAGGCACTGAACAAGATCGACTACCTCCCGCGGCCGGAGGAGTTCTACGACACCATCTCCGAACTGGTCTTCGGCGACAAGGCGAAGCAGGCCGAGCGGTTCTCGATGATCAAGGCGCAGCGCGCCGCCCGCGGCAAGCGCATGGTGGGCTGA